A stretch of the bacterium genome encodes the following:
- a CDS encoding SRPBCC family protein, which translates to MATTVHAAAPIPLPIEACWERFLDLTRAKDYVPGLTDTVITTEQKQGVGASRIVSHAQFGDMNETVVQWDEGVGMTIRLHKGDKPATPFKEAHFRYAFRDGGVPGACEIHCSMTYTLPGGPLGRLADALFFRRLFARNVLDSAVCLAENYRTDTPVDHAKLPELRKNAL; encoded by the coding sequence ATGGCGACGACCGTCCACGCAGCTGCGCCGATCCCGCTTCCGATCGAGGCGTGCTGGGAACGCTTCCTCGATCTCACCCGGGCGAAGGACTACGTCCCCGGGCTGACGGACACGGTCATCACGACCGAGCAGAAGCAGGGCGTCGGGGCGAGCCGGATCGTTTCCCATGCGCAGTTCGGAGACATGAACGAGACCGTCGTCCAGTGGGACGAGGGCGTGGGCATGACCATCCGCCTCCACAAGGGCGACAAGCCGGCGACGCCATTCAAGGAAGCGCACTTTCGATACGCGTTCCGCGACGGCGGGGTGCCCGGCGCGTGCGAGATCCACTGCTCGATGACGTACACGCTTCCGGGAGGGCCGCTCGGCCGACTGGCCGACGCACTCTTCTTTCGGCGCCTCTTCGCGCGAAACGTCCTCGACAGCGCGGTCTGTCTCGCGGAGAACTACCGGACGGATACCCCCGTCGATCACGCGAAGCTCCCCGAGCTCCGCAAGAACGCCCTCTAG
- a CDS encoding DUF924 domain-containing protein, with product MSADPRVDAILDYWLGECGDVPPGPEARTRWFFANPEVDEEIRLKFGALVEAALAGELDAWGRAGGRERVALVILLDQFTRNLFRGDGRSYAGDPAALALTKATSAAEQAALHPLERYFLLIPWEHSEDLSDQEAGVEAFRRAAQEAPPAFTAFVSEAGDFAERHRAVIERFGRFPRRNAALGRTCTPEEEAYLAENPDGF from the coding sequence GTGAGCGCGGATCCGCGGGTCGACGCCATCCTCGACTACTGGCTCGGCGAGTGCGGGGACGTGCCGCCGGGCCCGGAGGCGCGCACGCGCTGGTTCTTCGCGAACCCCGAGGTCGACGAGGAGATCCGGCTGAAGTTCGGCGCGCTGGTGGAAGCGGCGCTGGCCGGCGAGCTCGACGCGTGGGGCAGGGCCGGGGGGCGCGAGCGCGTCGCTCTCGTGATCCTGCTCGACCAGTTCACGCGCAACCTCTTTCGCGGCGATGGCCGATCGTACGCCGGGGATCCTGCCGCGCTCGCCCTCACGAAGGCGACGTCCGCAGCGGAGCAGGCTGCGCTCCATCCCCTCGAACGCTACTTCCTGCTGATTCCATGGGAGCACTCGGAAGACCTGTCCGACCAGGAGGCCGGCGTCGAGGCCTTTCGCCGCGCCGCGCAGGAGGCGCCGCCGGCCTTCACGGCCTTCGTTTCGGAGGCCGGCGACTTCGCCGAGCGCCACCGCGCCGTGATCGAGCGTTTCGGACGCTTCCCGCGCCGGAACGCCGCGCTCGGGCGGACCTGTACGCCCGAAGAAGAGGCCTATCTCGCGGAGAACCCGGACGGGTTCTGA
- a CDS encoding M20/M25/M40 family metallo-hydrolase, with protein sequence MYARIDLAAAIVLLTSVLVSGAAFADGPASDAIADRLAGAIRFETISPEDPADFRSEPFVAHEAYLRETYPRVFDALDLEHVNEYTLLLRWEGKDDTLKPALFMSHTDVVPVSAAAAEQWSQPPYGGVIADGYVWGRGALDVKTGVIFWLEAVDALLAEGVTPARTIYLAFGHDEEIGGTQGAKLVAELLAERGIRLAMLFDEGGFMIEGHPLVPDRVAAAIMTAEKAYMNVRLRARGVSGHSSMPPRSTAIGQLARAIERIESNPMPARFTMPVREMLEAAAPFQPFGRRFAFGNLWLTGSLVKSEFLKDDLNRALLQTTFAVTLVSGGVKANVIPELAEALVNVRILPGDTHDDVLAHFEKVIDDPEIEIVGERWGTSAPPASASGPAFQLAKDSVLAEIPDAVVMPGLVPGATDTRHFGDVADEILRFVPMQLEISERSGAHGRDERILIEPLARSVRIATGMVRRAASGE encoded by the coding sequence ATGTACGCACGGATCGATCTCGCAGCCGCGATCGTCCTCCTCACGTCGGTCCTGGTGAGCGGGGCCGCGTTCGCGGACGGTCCGGCCTCGGACGCGATCGCCGATCGCCTCGCGGGTGCGATCCGGTTCGAGACGATCAGTCCGGAGGATCCCGCGGACTTCCGGTCCGAGCCCTTCGTCGCGCACGAGGCCTACCTGCGCGAGACCTATCCGCGCGTCTTCGACGCGCTCGATCTCGAGCACGTGAACGAGTACACGCTCCTCCTGCGCTGGGAGGGCAAGGACGACACGCTGAAGCCGGCGCTCTTCATGTCCCACACCGACGTCGTGCCGGTCTCCGCGGCCGCGGCGGAGCAGTGGAGCCAGCCGCCCTACGGTGGGGTGATCGCCGACGGCTACGTGTGGGGTCGCGGCGCCCTCGACGTCAAGACGGGGGTGATCTTCTGGCTCGAAGCGGTCGACGCGCTGCTCGCAGAGGGCGTGACGCCCGCGCGAACGATCTATCTGGCCTTCGGGCACGACGAGGAGATCGGCGGGACGCAGGGCGCGAAGCTCGTCGCGGAGCTGCTGGCGGAGCGCGGGATCCGACTCGCGATGCTCTTCGACGAGGGCGGGTTCATGATCGAGGGGCATCCCCTCGTACCGGACCGGGTCGCGGCCGCGATCATGACTGCCGAGAAGGCGTACATGAACGTCCGACTGCGGGCGCGGGGCGTGAGCGGCCATTCGTCGATGCCGCCGCGTTCGACGGCGATCGGACAGCTGGCGCGGGCCATCGAGCGGATCGAATCGAACCCGATGCCCGCGCGGTTCACGATGCCGGTGCGTGAGATGCTCGAGGCGGCGGCGCCCTTCCAGCCCTTCGGTCGTCGCTTCGCGTTCGGCAACCTCTGGCTGACGGGGTCGCTCGTGAAGAGCGAGTTCCTGAAGGACGACCTCAACCGCGCGCTCCTGCAGACGACCTTCGCGGTCACCCTCGTGTCGGGAGGCGTGAAAGCGAACGTGATTCCGGAGCTCGCCGAGGCCCTCGTGAACGTGCGGATCCTGCCCGGGGACACCCACGACGACGTGCTCGCGCACTTCGAGAAGGTGATCGACGACCCGGAGATCGAGATCGTCGGCGAGCGCTGGGGCACTTCGGCGCCGCCGGCCTCGGCCTCGGGTCCCGCCTTCCAGCTCGCGAAGGACTCGGTCCTCGCAGAGATCCCCGACGCCGTCGTGATGCCCGGACTCGTTCCGGGTGCGACGGACACGCGCCACTTCGGGGACGTCGCCGACGAGATCCTGCGCTTCGTGCCGATGCAGCTCGAGATCTCGGAGCGGAGCGGCGCCCACGGTCGCGACGAGCGGATCCTGATCGAGCCTCTCGCGCGTTCGGTTCGGATCGCGACCGGGATGGTCCGGCGGGCGGCTTCGGGGGAGTGA
- a CDS encoding iron-containing alcohol dehydrogenase gives MADEAISGQFNYPSAYRIGAGRSAELPIVCRDLGMTRPLVVTDPGITGLDWFPKILDALAANGLDAHTFSDIDANPSVVHVERGIAAARAHEADGLVLLGGGSAMDAGKCVALLVDNPGSVLDYEDVGDNWKRADAAKVLPTVAIPTTAGTGSEVGRAAVIVDPADHNKKIIFHPAMQPNAVVADPELTLGLPPTLTAATGMDALAHCFEAYCAPGYHPMADGIALEGIRLISENLVVATENGADVAARTHLLMAASMGATAFQKGLGLIHALSHPVGGVTGLHHGTANAIFHPYVMQHNRPVIEERMPRMAQAIGIDGGFDDVLAWTITLRGRLGLPGDLHGIVEEDQIADLVRMASEDPSLATNPKSCSLAEIEDVLRRAIGGDLG, from the coding sequence GTGGCGGACGAAGCGATCAGCGGGCAATTCAACTACCCGAGCGCCTACCGGATCGGTGCGGGCCGGAGCGCGGAGCTGCCCATCGTCTGTCGCGACCTCGGCATGACGCGCCCCCTCGTCGTGACCGACCCGGGCATCACGGGCCTCGACTGGTTCCCGAAGATCCTCGACGCCCTCGCCGCGAACGGGCTGGACGCGCACACGTTCTCCGATATCGACGCGAACCCGTCGGTCGTTCACGTCGAGCGTGGCATTGCCGCGGCGCGGGCACACGAAGCGGATGGCCTCGTTCTCCTGGGCGGCGGCTCCGCGATGGACGCCGGAAAATGCGTCGCGCTCCTGGTCGACAATCCCGGCTCCGTCCTCGACTACGAGGACGTCGGCGACAACTGGAAGCGGGCCGATGCGGCGAAGGTCCTCCCGACGGTCGCGATCCCGACGACCGCAGGCACCGGGTCCGAGGTCGGGCGCGCGGCGGTGATCGTCGACCCGGCGGATCACAACAAGAAGATCATCTTCCATCCGGCGATGCAGCCGAACGCGGTCGTCGCGGATCCGGAGCTCACCCTCGGCCTCCCACCCACGCTGACGGCCGCGACGGGGATGGACGCCCTCGCCCACTGCTTCGAGGCCTATTGCGCCCCCGGCTATCACCCGATGGCCGACGGAATCGCCCTCGAAGGCATTCGCCTCATCTCGGAGAACCTCGTCGTCGCGACCGAGAACGGGGCGGACGTCGCGGCCCGGACCCATTTGCTGATGGCGGCTTCGATGGGCGCGACGGCCTTCCAGAAGGGACTCGGTCTGATCCACGCGCTCTCGCATCCCGTCGGCGGCGTGACCGGACTCCATCACGGGACGGCGAACGCGATCTTCCACCCCTATGTCATGCAGCACAACCGCCCGGTCATCGAGGAGCGGATGCCACGCATGGCGCAGGCGATCGGGATCGACGGCGGGTTCGACGACGTCCTCGCCTGGACGATCACGCTCCGCGGCCGACTCGGCCTCCCCGGCGACCTCCACGGGATCGTGGAAGAGGACCAGATCGCCGACCTCGTTCGCATGGCGAGCGAGGATCCCTCCCTCGCCACGAACCCGAAGTCCTGCTCCCTCGCGGAGATCGAGGACGTGCTCCGCCGGGCGATCGGCGGCGATCTTGGCTAG
- a CDS encoding YaeQ family protein: MARGATIYKASLELSLVDRNVYDEVQVTIARHPSETHERTLVRALAFALRYDRDLEFGRGVSATDEPDLWSRAGDGRPREWIEVGQPDGKRLVKAGRQSERTTVFAFGEGVERWREAQIGSTDLPANVSVARIDDGFLAALAAVTDRQLRWTVTLSDGIVFLASGEDAFETPPEVWLGDPLA; the protein is encoded by the coding sequence ATGGCCCGCGGTGCGACGATCTACAAGGCAAGTCTCGAGCTCTCCCTCGTCGACCGGAACGTCTACGACGAGGTCCAGGTGACGATCGCTCGACATCCCTCGGAGACCCATGAGCGAACCCTGGTCCGCGCGCTCGCCTTCGCGCTTCGCTACGACCGGGACCTCGAGTTCGGGCGGGGCGTGTCGGCCACGGACGAGCCGGATCTCTGGAGCCGGGCGGGCGACGGCCGGCCGCGGGAGTGGATCGAGGTCGGACAACCGGATGGCAAGCGGCTCGTGAAGGCCGGCCGGCAGTCCGAGCGCACGACGGTCTTCGCGTTCGGGGAAGGCGTGGAGCGTTGGCGCGAGGCCCAGATCGGAAGCACCGACCTGCCCGCGAACGTCTCGGTCGCCCGGATCGACGACGGGTTCCTCGCGGCGTTGGCGGCGGTGACGGATCGCCAGCTGCGCTGGACGGTCACTCTCAGCGACGGGATCGTTTTCCTGGCGAGCGGAGAGGACGCTTTCGAGACGCCCCCGGAAGTCTGGCTCGGCGACCCCCTCGCCTAA
- a CDS encoding glutamine synthetase family protein codes for MTCEATVTNKGELDAWIDREGIRFFKIGVFDVDGVLRGKYVDRSKLSSAVDKGFGFCDVVLGWDLHDELYADVGVEVSGWHTGYRDAPVRLDLSTLRRIPYEEDTLLLIGSFTGDYAEVCPRTVLSRTIDKAASMGFDVNGAFEYEFFLFDETPHSVREKGFRDLTPVTPGMFGYSVIRNSVHADFYHDLLESMSDFGCPLEGLHTETGPGVLEAAIRYTGGIDAADRAAIFKTFTKVFAQQAELMATFMARWSNDYPGQSGHLHLSLSKEGANAFYEEGAPHDMSVTMQQFVAGQVKYLPELLAMVCSTINSYRRLVPGMWAPTAANWGVENRTTAIRAIPAGPGGQRSEYRIAPADANPYLAMAAALASGLRGVEEGLEVPDPIAGNAYEDPRAQASPLPTTLRDAATALRGSALARDAFGDAFVDHYAATREWEDREFRKAVTDWDLARYFEII; via the coding sequence ATGACCTGTGAAGCGACCGTCACGAACAAGGGGGAGCTCGACGCGTGGATCGATCGCGAGGGCATCCGCTTCTTCAAGATCGGGGTCTTCGACGTCGACGGCGTGCTCCGCGGCAAGTACGTCGATCGCTCGAAGCTCTCGAGCGCCGTCGACAAGGGCTTCGGCTTCTGTGACGTCGTCCTCGGCTGGGATCTCCACGACGAGCTCTACGCCGACGTCGGCGTCGAGGTCTCGGGCTGGCACACCGGCTATCGCGACGCCCCGGTCCGTCTCGATCTCTCGACGCTCCGCCGGATTCCGTACGAGGAGGACACGCTGCTGCTGATCGGGAGCTTCACCGGGGACTACGCCGAGGTCTGCCCCCGCACGGTCCTCTCGCGGACGATCGACAAGGCCGCGTCGATGGGCTTCGACGTGAACGGCGCCTTCGAGTACGAGTTCTTCCTCTTCGACGAGACGCCCCACAGCGTCCGCGAGAAGGGCTTCCGGGACCTCACGCCCGTCACCCCCGGCATGTTCGGCTACTCGGTGATCCGGAACTCGGTCCACGCGGACTTCTATCACGACCTGCTCGAGTCGATGTCGGATTTCGGCTGCCCGCTCGAGGGCCTCCATACGGAGACCGGGCCCGGCGTTCTCGAAGCGGCGATCCGCTACACGGGGGGGATCGATGCGGCGGATCGCGCGGCGATCTTCAAGACCTTCACGAAGGTCTTCGCCCAGCAGGCCGAGCTGATGGCCACGTTCATGGCCAGGTGGAGCAACGACTACCCCGGCCAGAGCGGCCACCTCCATCTCTCCCTCTCGAAGGAGGGCGCGAACGCGTTCTACGAGGAGGGGGCGCCCCATGACATGAGCGTGACGATGCAGCAGTTCGTCGCCGGGCAGGTCAAGTACCTGCCCGAGCTGCTCGCGATGGTCTGCAGCACGATCAACAGCTACCGGCGGCTCGTGCCCGGCATGTGGGCGCCGACGGCGGCCAACTGGGGCGTCGAGAACCGCACGACCGCGATCCGCGCGATTCCCGCCGGCCCGGGCGGCCAGCGTAGCGAGTACCGGATCGCCCCCGCCGACGCGAACCCGTATCTCGCGATGGCCGCGGCGCTCGCGTCGGGACTCCGAGGGGTCGAGGAAGGCCTCGAGGTCCCGGATCCGATCGCCGGAAACGCCTACGAGGATCCGCGCGCCCAGGCGAGCCCGCTCCCGACCACCCTGCGCGACGCGGCCACCGCCCTGCGCGGCTCCGCCCTCGCCCGGGACGCCTTCGGCGACGCCTTCGTCGACCACTACGCCGCGACCCGGGAGTGGGAAGACCGGGAGTTCCGGAAGGCCGTCACCGATTGGGACCTCGCCCGCTACTTCGAGATCATCTGA
- a CDS encoding carbohydrate binding family 9 domain-containing protein: MSDRSESVARPFRRTLRTLVRTGGIAVALAFGAAAASAAEEPERPSIQIGWTQTAPVIDGRIDPGEWQDAAHVDGLTQALPDEGRPATERTEVWIMTDEDHLYVAARLWDSDPSQIVRNAMARDALTSGDDRFGFTIDPFLDRQNGYFFQVNSNSVRFDALLEGGNSESSWDGRWYAKATIDGEGWTVEFAIPYQSINFDPDTDVWGFNMARGIRRRDEIDRWADPVRERFLIAMGRAGNLVGMTGIRQGLGIQAIPSLTLRRVDDTNRPSDDPTGDERHYSRIDPSFDAFYKATPSVTASVTTKTDFGETEVDDRQVNLGRFELFFPERRDFFLQDALIFDFGDLAENGRPFFSRNIGLDAEGEPVSILGGGKVSGRVGNVKFGVLDVVIDEKRRSDQQNLFVGRVAANFGESTLGGILTHGEPDGDGNNTVAGLDFIYRNTNFRGGKTFRGVAWGQISRNDPHRTPADDPPISGVGYAYGGRLSYPNDKHNWELLANVFDDEFEPALGFANRVGVREFRGNYRRRWRPTNSVLQTIDSRIEGAVITEQGRQVETASFAWRPIEVQNYVNDGFRIEYEHIYDVVTVENPLSFDVPEGRYNFDEGRIRFTTSENRALTGTFVAGYGTFYDGTRARLSSDVTVRFSRHVQAGLIYGFDDLRLPGGDENIHLIRGRLSFFFNADVSWVTLVQYDSISDQIGVNSRFRWIIEDGREVFLVLNQGFDSRDDVRATRTAPLAKVQWTFWF, from the coding sequence ATGTCCGACCGGTCCGAGAGCGTCGCGCGACCTTTCCGTCGGACCCTGCGCACGCTCGTGCGTACGGGCGGGATCGCGGTCGCGCTCGCGTTCGGCGCCGCGGCGGCATCGGCGGCGGAGGAGCCCGAGCGCCCCTCGATCCAGATCGGCTGGACGCAGACCGCGCCGGTGATCGACGGTCGGATCGACCCCGGCGAATGGCAGGATGCAGCGCACGTCGACGGGCTGACCCAGGCGCTGCCCGACGAGGGACGGCCGGCGACCGAACGGACCGAAGTCTGGATCATGACCGACGAGGACCACCTCTACGTGGCCGCGCGCCTCTGGGACTCGGATCCTTCGCAGATCGTCCGGAACGCGATGGCGCGGGACGCCTTGACGAGCGGTGACGATCGATTCGGCTTCACGATCGATCCCTTCCTCGATCGCCAGAACGGCTACTTCTTTCAGGTCAACTCGAACAGCGTCCGCTTCGACGCGCTCCTCGAAGGCGGGAACAGCGAGAGCAGCTGGGACGGGCGGTGGTACGCGAAGGCGACGATCGACGGGGAGGGATGGACGGTCGAGTTCGCGATCCCGTACCAGTCCATCAACTTCGATCCGGACACGGACGTCTGGGGCTTCAACATGGCGCGGGGGATCCGACGGCGCGACGAAATCGATCGCTGGGCCGACCCCGTACGCGAGCGCTTCCTCATCGCGATGGGCCGAGCCGGCAACCTCGTCGGCATGACGGGCATCCGACAGGGTCTCGGGATCCAGGCGATCCCGTCGCTCACCCTGCGGCGCGTCGACGACACGAATCGTCCGTCCGACGATCCGACGGGGGACGAGCGCCACTACTCGCGGATCGATCCGAGCTTCGATGCCTTCTACAAGGCCACACCGAGCGTGACCGCTTCGGTGACCACGAAGACCGACTTCGGGGAGACCGAGGTCGACGATCGGCAGGTGAATCTGGGTCGCTTCGAGCTCTTCTTCCCCGAGCGCCGGGACTTCTTCCTGCAGGACGCCCTGATCTTCGACTTCGGCGATCTCGCCGAGAACGGACGGCCCTTCTTCTCGCGCAACATCGGCCTCGACGCCGAAGGGGAGCCGGTCAGCATCCTCGGCGGCGGCAAGGTCTCGGGCCGCGTCGGAAACGTGAAGTTCGGCGTACTCGACGTGGTGATCGACGAGAAGCGTCGGAGCGACCAGCAGAACCTCTTCGTCGGGCGCGTGGCGGCGAATTTCGGCGAGTCTACGCTCGGTGGGATCCTGACCCACGGCGAGCCCGACGGCGACGGCAACAACACCGTCGCGGGTCTCGACTTCATCTATCGCAACACGAACTTCCGCGGCGGCAAGACCTTTCGCGGCGTCGCCTGGGGTCAGATCAGCCGCAACGACCCCCACCGGACACCTGCGGACGACCCGCCGATCAGTGGCGTCGGCTACGCCTACGGCGGGCGGCTCTCCTACCCGAACGACAAACACAACTGGGAGTTGTTGGCGAACGTCTTCGACGACGAGTTCGAACCGGCGCTCGGGTTCGCGAATCGCGTCGGGGTCCGGGAGTTTCGCGGCAACTATCGAAGGCGATGGCGGCCGACGAACTCCGTCCTCCAGACGATCGACTCGCGGATCGAAGGCGCCGTGATCACGGAGCAGGGGAGACAGGTCGAGACCGCCTCCTTCGCCTGGCGTCCGATCGAAGTCCAGAACTACGTGAACGACGGCTTCCGGATCGAGTACGAGCACATCTACGACGTCGTGACCGTCGAGAATCCGCTCTCCTTCGACGTGCCCGAGGGGCGCTACAACTTCGACGAGGGCCGCATCCGCTTCACGACGAGCGAGAACCGGGCGCTCACGGGGACGTTCGTCGCCGGCTACGGAACGTTCTACGACGGAACCCGAGCCCGGCTCTCGAGCGACGTGACCGTCCGCTTCAGCCGGCACGTGCAGGCGGGACTGATCTACGGCTTCGACGATCTCCGCCTGCCCGGTGGCGACGAGAACATCCACCTGATTCGCGGGCGCCTCAGCTTCTTCTTCAATGCAGACGTCTCCTGGGTCACGCTCGTCCAGTACGACAGCATCTCCGACCAGATCGGTGTGAACAGCCGCTTCCGGTGGATCATCGAGGACGGCCGCGAGGTCTTCCTCGTCCTCAATCAGGGCTTCGACTCGCGAGACGACGTCCGAGCGACGCGGACGGCGCCCCTCGCGAAGGTGCAGTGGACGTTCTGGTTCTAG
- a CDS encoding aldehyde dehydrogenase family protein: MPEIISPIDGQPCYSFDLLDDEAVGERLSLAAATQRAFRETPIVDRAELCRGMLHAYKARGDEYAEQITRMMGKPILQSMGEFAKTMWERTAHLCEIAEASLADQVLPDKPGFRRFIRHEPVGVVLDIAAWNYPLAIAVNVIVPSVLAGNSVLVKHASQTALVAEQFARSFADAGAPEGLVQAVPMSHDVTANLIRSRALGYVSFTGSVRGGHEIYRAIASENFIQAGMELGGKDPALVLEDADVAFAAENLVDGAFYNAGQSCCGIERIYVHERVYDDFVDEFVRLAKGYRLGDPLDEETTIGPMVDAKSADFVRDQVAAAVDAGASQLVGDEDFDVPDRSACYLAPQVLVGVDHTMSLMVDETFGPAIGIMKVANDSEGIALMNDSEFGLTASIWSGDFERAASLSEDVEAGTVFANRCDYLDPALAWTGVKDSGFGCSLSSLGFQSVTRPKSYHLREESA, encoded by the coding sequence ATGCCCGAGATCATCAGTCCCATCGACGGCCAGCCCTGTTATTCCTTCGATCTCCTCGACGACGAGGCGGTCGGAGAGCGCCTCTCCCTCGCCGCCGCGACCCAGCGAGCGTTCCGCGAAACCCCGATCGTCGACCGCGCCGAGCTCTGCCGCGGCATGCTCCACGCCTACAAGGCCCGAGGCGACGAGTATGCAGAGCAGATCACCCGCATGATGGGCAAGCCCATCCTCCAGTCGATGGGCGAGTTCGCGAAGACGATGTGGGAGCGGACGGCCCATCTCTGCGAGATCGCCGAAGCGTCCCTCGCCGACCAGGTCCTCCCGGACAAGCCCGGCTTCCGTCGCTTCATCCGCCACGAGCCCGTCGGCGTCGTCCTCGACATCGCCGCCTGGAACTACCCCCTCGCCATCGCGGTCAACGTGATCGTGCCGTCGGTCCTCGCCGGCAACAGCGTCCTCGTGAAGCACGCGTCCCAGACGGCCCTCGTCGCCGAGCAGTTCGCCCGTTCCTTCGCCGACGCCGGGGCGCCGGAGGGACTCGTCCAGGCCGTCCCCATGAGCCATGACGTGACCGCGAACCTGATTCGCTCCCGCGCCCTCGGCTACGTCTCCTTCACCGGCTCCGTCCGCGGCGGACACGAGATCTACCGCGCCATCGCGAGCGAGAACTTCATCCAGGCCGGCATGGAGCTGGGCGGAAAGGACCCGGCCCTCGTCCTCGAGGACGCGGACGTGGCCTTCGCGGCGGAGAACCTGGTCGACGGCGCGTTCTACAACGCAGGCCAGAGCTGCTGCGGAATCGAGCGGATCTACGTGCACGAGCGCGTCTACGACGACTTCGTCGACGAGTTCGTGCGGCTCGCGAAGGGCTACCGGCTCGGGGATCCACTGGACGAGGAGACGACGATCGGGCCGATGGTCGACGCGAAGTCCGCGGACTTCGTTCGCGATCAGGTGGCAGCCGCCGTCGACGCCGGCGCCTCCCAGCTCGTGGGCGACGAGGACTTCGACGTGCCGGACCGGTCCGCCTGCTACCTGGCGCCCCAGGTCCTCGTCGGCGTCGACCACACGATGTCGCTCATGGTGGACGAGACCTTCGGTCCGGCGATCGGGATCATGAAGGTCGCGAACGATTCCGAAGGCATCGCCCTCATGAACGATTCCGAGTTCGGACTGACGGCTTCGATCTGGAGCGGCGACTTCGAACGCGCCGCGAGCCTCTCCGAAGACGTCGAAGCAGGAACCGTGTTCGCGAACCGCTGCGACTACCTGGATCCGGCGCTCGCCTGGACCGGCGTCAAGGACTCGGGCTTCGGTTGCTCGCTCTCGAGTCTGGGCTTCCAGTCGGTCACGCGACCGAAGAGCTATCACTTGCGCGAGGAATCGGCCTAG
- a CDS encoding NADPH:quinone oxidoreductase family protein translates to MRSIVCKEFGPPEKLVLEEVPDPVAGEGQVVIESRASSVTFPDALMIEDKYQFKAQLPFVPGGEAAGVVAEVGSGVEGFEVGDRVIGQSGLIGGFQEKVVCAAAATRKLSKNVGFAESTGLLYAYGTGYYGLKFRGNLQPGETLLVLGAAGNVGLAAVELGKLMGARVIAAASSREKLLVCLDRGADETIDYSTEDLKTRAKELTGGKGVDVIYDCIGGDYAEAALRAIGWEGRFLVIGFTAGIPQLPLNLTLLKSCQVIGVFYGAMISKQPELLQEITTDLYAFMEEGKLKPYVSARYPLAEAPQALRDLLDRKVTGKVVIEANR, encoded by the coding sequence ATGCGATCGATCGTCTGCAAGGAATTCGGACCGCCGGAGAAGCTCGTGCTCGAAGAGGTGCCCGATCCCGTCGCCGGAGAGGGGCAGGTCGTGATCGAGTCCCGCGCCTCGTCGGTCACCTTCCCCGACGCGCTCATGATCGAGGACAAGTATCAGTTCAAGGCCCAACTCCCCTTCGTGCCCGGCGGCGAAGCGGCCGGCGTCGTGGCGGAGGTCGGTTCGGGGGTCGAGGGCTTCGAGGTCGGAGACCGGGTGATCGGCCAGAGCGGGCTGATCGGTGGCTTCCAGGAGAAGGTCGTCTGTGCGGCCGCCGCGACTCGCAAGCTCTCGAAGAACGTCGGCTTCGCCGAGTCGACGGGCCTCCTCTACGCCTACGGCACGGGCTACTACGGCCTCAAGTTCCGGGGGAACCTCCAGCCCGGCGAGACCCTGCTCGTGCTCGGTGCCGCCGGCAACGTCGGCCTCGCCGCCGTCGAGCTCGGCAAGCTGATGGGTGCGCGGGTGATCGCCGCCGCTTCGAGCCGCGAGAAGCTCTTGGTCTGTCTCGACCGCGGAGCCGACGAGACGATCGACTACTCGACCGAGGACCTGAAGACCCGCGCCAAGGAGCTGACCGGCGGCAAGGGCGTCGACGTGATCTACGACTGCATCGGCGGCGACTACGCCGAGGCGGCGCTCCGCGCGATCGGTTGGGAGGGTCGCTTCCTCGTGATCGGCTTCACCGCGGGCATCCCGCAGCTGCCGCTCAACCTGACGCTCCTCAAGAGCTGCCAGGTGATCGGCGTCTTCTACGGCGCGATGATCTCGAAGCAGCCGGAGCTCCTCCAGGAGATCACGACGGATCTCTACGCCTTCATGGAAGAAGGGAAGCTCAAGCCCTACGTGTCGGCGCGCTACCCGCTCGCCGAGGCGCCGCAGGCGCTTCGTGACCTGCTCGACCGGAAGGTGACGGGCAAGGTCGTGATCGAGGCGAATCGTTAG